TAAAAAGGAGATGATAAAAAATATGTTGCTTATTTAAGCATAATTATATATTATAAGACTACTTTTTTAAAGGGGAAGTTTATGATTAAATATTACGTTTTTCTTATTTTAACTTTAATTATTTTAGCAAATCATGATGAAATTAAAAATCAAATAGTGAGCTTTAGCACCGAAATTGCAAAATAAATTCTGTAAATAAATAGCTTAATAAGTTGGCTAATAGACCAAAAAGGGTTGCTACTATTAATGGTAAGCAACCCTTTTTCTAGCTAAAATCTAATCTTTTAAAAAATAGCGCCAAAAATTTGCCTGCTCAAAATATTAATGCTAGTATTTTCAAAACCTTATAAAGGTAAATGAAATATGCGCATTTATATCAAAATGATACAGATTTTTATTAGCTTTTCGTCAGCTATTTTAACCCATCTTGCTTCTGCGGAAGAAAAAATAATTAAAAAAATTGAATTCAATAGTGACTCCGATATTCCTAAAGATTCACTTAAATATATAATTGAATTGGAAGAAGGTGAAGTTTTTTCACAAAGTAAATTAGACAATGACATTCAAAATCTAAAAAATACGACTGTATTTAGTAAAGTAACTGCTCAAGTAGATGAGGACAAAGAAAAAACAATTAAAATTACTTTTAATCTTGAAAAAAAATGGACTTTTATTCCTTACTTTATAGCGGGATCTGGAGGAGGAACTAGCTACTATTCTTTTGGATTATTTGATTCTAATTTTTTAAATAATCTTTACACTTTCAATATAAATTATAAAATAGAAAATGGGGAATCTAATTACAGTATATCTTTTGCAAACAATTATGCATTTAGAAATAATTTTATTAATGGGGCAAGTGCAAATATCATAAATAAGAAAATTACTTATTTTAAAAATGAAGAAAAAATTGGATACTATTCATTTGAAGAGCATTTATTTAATTTATTCAGTCTATATAAATTAAATAACTATATTAACTTTGGTGGTGGTATTGCATTTAAAGAAGCTATTAAAATTAATTCCCAACTTTCCAGTGATGAAATTGCTACAAATAATAGTAATTTTATAAAAAATCCTTCTGGATACTCAAGTTTTGGACTTCAATCAAGAGTACAAATAGGAAAAATGGATTATCAAGAAATAACTCAAGAAGGAATTTTAATAAATAATATTACGAATTCTTACTTTAGCCAAAATTCAAGTGACGAAAATTTTAATGATGAAAACTTTCAGTTACTAGGTTTTGTTGAACTTCCTAGTATTCGTGATTCATATTTTGGAACTCGAATTGGTCTCCAATCGACAAACTCAAAAAATCCGGTGAATGAATTTTATCTTGGTGGCTTAGATAAACTAAGAGGCTTTAATTACACACAATTAACCGGAAGAAATGCTTATTATCAAAACATTGAACTTCGTTTTACTTTATATAAAAATAATTATATAGCTTTTCAATTTGTCCCATTTTTTGATTATGGAAATACTGCAGATCAATTTGATGATCTATTTCATAATATTTATTCGAGTGTGGGTGTAGGAATAAGAATTCCATTAATGAAAATTAATAAAATTGCTTTTAGATTAGATTATGCAACTACAGTTTCTCAATTTAAAATGAATGGATTTAGTTTTGGATTACTGCAATTCTTTTAATTTCTTTTTTCTTTGTGACCTTGAATAATTAAATTCATCAAATCCATAATATCTTTCAGCTTATCGCATTGTATATCAATTTCTTTTGCATATTTAATCAATGCATTCATCTGATCATAAGTTTCAGAATTAATAGAACTTGCTATATTTACAGAACTTACCACAGAACCAATGCTAGAACTTTGTTGAGTTGTTGATTCCTGAATCTCTTTTGTATTATTGTAGATATTAACAACTTCTGAAGCAATTGCTTGAAATGAGTTTGAAACATTTTTTGAATTGTCTTTTAATTCAAAAACACTATTATTCATATCTTTTATGACTACTTCAGCAGCTTTTTGACTCTCTGAAATCAATTGATCTATTTCTTTTGCTGCTTTACCACTCATTTTTGCTAAGTTCCCCACTTCTTCGGCTACTACCGAAAATCCTTTTCCAAGTTCACCAGCTCTTGCTGCTTCAATTGAAGCATTTAATGAAAGCAATTCTGTTTTAGATACAATATTGTTTATTACTGTGGCTTTAGCTGAAATATCTTTAATAATCTTCGAAATATTTTGTAAATTGTCGCTTGATTTTCCAATTTTACCTACTGCTGAAGTCATTAAATCAACAATATGATTCCCTTCTTTAGTTTTATGGTTCAAACTATCTACAATTTGAATACATTCATCTGCATTTTTCTTAGTCTTATCGATCATCTTTACCATTTCTTCCATTTGATTTTGAATTTGATCCATGGCTTCACTTTGCGATTTTGATAATTCAGAAACCTTAACAAATGCCTTACTAAGCTCCTTGTTAGTAGAGTTTAGTTCATCAGATTGTCCCCCTATTTTCTTAGTAAGCATTTGTAATGGATCTGAAACAAATTTTTTCACTATGAGAAAAGAAAGAACAGAAATTAAAACAATACAACTTAATAAACCTAGTACAGCAGTAAATATCATTTTATAAATTTGTTTATTTAAATGAGTTAATTCAGATTCGATAATAATGATTCCATCTAATCGATTTGATTCTTTATCAGTAATTGCAGATAAATATACTCTTCTATTGGAAGATAAAGCTAAAGTTTCAACCCCTTTTATATCCTTTAAATCATTTATTTTTGTATAATCAGTCAATTTAATATCGTTTGCTATTTCATCTACAGTATTATTGTCTTTTTTTATAGCGCCAGTGAATAATGTCTTTTTTTCACCAAATATAAATACTTTAACTATATTTTCATTGATAAATAAACCTTTAATTGAGTTTAAAACGTTTTGTTTTTCTAAATTATATATATTTGCAGAAAGAGATGGCTTTAATATTACTAATGAATTAGAAATAGAGTGATCAAATTCTTCTTGAAGTTGTCCTTTAGTATCTATAATAGAGTAAATAAAATAGATACTAAGAGATAAAATAATAATTGGTACCGTAACAATTATTATTTTTAAGTTTAGTGATAAATCTGAAAATCTCATTTCTTTAATCCTCAATACCAGTATTAAATCGGTATATAAATTAGTATTATTAAGTTAATTTTAAGTTCAAATATTAATTTTTTTTTCTGAATTTACTGAGGGTTATGTACTTTTTTACTTCTTCCAGCAATAATTACATTCATTGATTGCATAACATTTTTTAGTTTCTCACACTGATCATCTATTTCTTTTCCTAAAGATATTAATCCAGTCATTTCATCTTTTGTATTGGAGTTAATTGAACCTGCTAAATTTACTGAACTTTGTACTTCATTGATACTTTGTGATTGAAAAGAAGTAGAATTTTGTATTTCTTTGGTATTATTTAATATATTAACGACTTCACCAGCTATTTCATGAAAAGATTGCGAAACATTATTAGAATTATTCTTAATTTCTAAGACACTATTGTTCATTTCTAGTATCACAGTATTTGCAACTTTTTGACTTTCTGTTATCAAATTATCTATTTCTTTTGCTGCTTTTCCACTCATTTTTGCTAAATTTCCCACTTCTTCGGCTACCACGGAAAATCCTTTTCCTAATTCTCCAGCTCTAGCAGCTTCAATTGAAGCATTTAAAGAAAGCAATTCTGTTTTAGAAACAATATTATTAATAACTGTTGCTTTAGCTGATATATTATTAATTATTTTCGATATTTCTTTTAAGTTTAAACTTGCTTTATCAATTTTTTCGACAGCAGAAATCATAGTGCCAACAATGCTGTTACCTTGCTTAGTTTTTTCATTTAAGTTATCCACAATTCTATTACAATCTTCTGCTCTTTTATTTGTGACATCAACACTTTCTATCATTTTATTCATTTGTTGTAATATTTTATCCATCGCTTCAGTTTGTGACTCTGATAGATTTGATACTTTGACAAAGGAAACATTTAAATTTTGATTTGTTGCATAAATATCGTCAGATTTTGATCCTACTTCAAGTGTTAAATTTGCTAATGGTTTTGAAATTATTTTATTTATAATATAAAAAGATAAAACTATAATTGACACTACACAGAAAAAAACACCAAGTATAGCTCCTATAATCATCCGCAATATTTGTGAAGAAAGTTTACTTAAATCTGCTTCAATAATCATAATGCCATCAAATCTTTTTGATTCTTGGTCTATAATAGGGGATATATAAATTCTTTTATTTTCTTTTGTTTTTGATAAAACACCTTGAATTGCTTTAAAATCTAAATCTTCTGTAAAATCA
This is a stretch of genomic DNA from Pigmentibacter ruber. It encodes these proteins:
- a CDS encoding POTRA domain-containing protein; amino-acid sequence: MRIYIKMIQIFISFSSAILTHLASAEEKIIKKIEFNSDSDIPKDSLKYIIELEEGEVFSQSKLDNDIQNLKNTTVFSKVTAQVDEDKEKTIKITFNLEKKWTFIPYFIAGSGGGTSYYSFGLFDSNFLNNLYTFNINYKIENGESNYSISFANNYAFRNNFINGASANIINKKITYFKNEEKIGYYSFEEHLFNLFSLYKLNNYINFGGGIAFKEAIKINSQLSSDEIATNNSNFIKNPSGYSSFGLQSRVQIGKMDYQEITQEGILINNITNSYFSQNSSDENFNDENFQLLGFVELPSIRDSYFGTRIGLQSTNSKNPVNEFYLGGLDKLRGFNYTQLTGRNAYYQNIELRFTLYKNNYIAFQFVPFFDYGNTADQFDDLFHNIYSSVGVGIRIPLMKINKIAFRLDYATTVSQFKMNGFSFGLLQFF
- a CDS encoding methyl-accepting chemotaxis protein translates to MRFSDLSLNLKIIIVTVPIIILSLSIYFIYSIIDTKGQLQEEFDHSISNSLVILKPSLSANIYNLEKQNVLNSIKGLFINENIVKVFIFGEKKTLFTGAIKKDNNTVDEIANDIKLTDYTKINDLKDIKGVETLALSSNRRVYLSAITDKESNRLDGIIIIESELTHLNKQIYKMIFTAVLGLLSCIVLISVLSFLIVKKFVSDPLQMLTKKIGGQSDELNSTNKELSKAFVKVSELSKSQSEAMDQIQNQMEEMVKMIDKTKKNADECIQIVDSLNHKTKEGNHIVDLMTSAVGKIGKSSDNLQNISKIIKDISAKATVINNIVSKTELLSLNASIEAARAGELGKGFSVVAEEVGNLAKMSGKAAKEIDQLISESQKAAEVVIKDMNNSVFELKDNSKNVSNSFQAIASEVVNIYNNTKEIQESTTQQSSSIGSVVSSVNIASSINSETYDQMNALIKYAKEIDIQCDKLKDIMDLMNLIIQGHKEKRN
- a CDS encoding methyl-accepting chemotaxis protein encodes the protein MDIKEKPLNIKILLIIIPITVCSIGLYFVYQILDTKKQFQIEFDNTIVNSMVILKPSLSANIYNLEKNNVSNSVKGLFINENINKALIFSEKKTLFTGVQIKPDKTYLDLPDDTKISDFTEDLDFKAIQGVLSKTKENKRIYISPIIDQESKRFDGIMIIEADLSKLSSQILRMIIGAILGVFFCVVSIIVLSFYIINKIISKPLANLTLEVGSKSDDIYATNQNLNVSFVKVSNLSESQTEAMDKILQQMNKMIESVDVTNKRAEDCNRIVDNLNEKTKQGNSIVGTMISAVEKIDKASLNLKEISKIINNISAKATVINNIVSKTELLSLNASIEAARAGELGKGFSVVAEEVGNLAKMSGKAAKEIDNLITESQKVANTVILEMNNSVLEIKNNSNNVSQSFHEIAGEVVNILNNTKEIQNSTSFQSQSINEVQSSVNLAGSINSNTKDEMTGLISLGKEIDDQCEKLKNVMQSMNVIIAGRSKKVHNPQ